A stretch of the Streptomyces sp. WMMB303 genome encodes the following:
- a CDS encoding TrmH family RNA methyltransferase codes for MTAETAESRWARHAADGVLLDGFHALKHALRFGARVPVALATDRRAALALAEELAPDLTGALDALLREVPGATLSALVPRAHPTGVAALALRDPASDPTAVGPGDRAAPLVVLDDPRNLGNVGAVVRLAAGAGAGGVLTTGDLDPWHPAAVRAGAGLHFATRVARRQVAELPDGPLLAFDPEGADLRSVAVPDRALLAFGSERHGLSAGMRARADRLVALPMRPQVSSYNLATSVAMALYHWMAAPR; via the coding sequence ATGACGGCGGAGACGGCTGAGAGCCGGTGGGCGCGCCATGCGGCCGACGGCGTGCTGCTGGACGGGTTCCACGCGCTCAAACACGCGCTGCGGTTCGGCGCGCGGGTGCCGGTCGCGCTCGCCACCGACCGCCGCGCCGCGCTCGCCCTCGCCGAGGAGCTCGCCCCCGACCTGACCGGAGCGCTCGACGCCCTGCTGCGGGAGGTGCCCGGCGCGACCCTGAGCGCTCTGGTGCCACGCGCGCACCCCACCGGTGTGGCGGCGCTCGCGCTCCGGGACCCGGCCTCGGACCCGACGGCCGTCGGACCGGGGGACCGGGCGGCGCCGCTCGTCGTCCTCGACGACCCGCGCAACCTCGGCAACGTGGGCGCGGTGGTACGGCTGGCGGCGGGTGCGGGGGCCGGCGGGGTACTCACCACCGGCGACCTCGACCCCTGGCACCCCGCCGCGGTACGGGCGGGTGCCGGACTGCACTTCGCCACCCGGGTCGCGCGGCGCCAGGTGGCCGAACTCCCGGACGGTCCGCTGCTCGCCTTCGATCCGGAGGGCGCCGATCTGCGCTCCGTCGCCGTGCCCGACAGGGCGCTGCTGGCCTTCGGCTCGGAGCGGCACGGCCTCTCGGCCGGGATGCGTGCCCGTGCCGACCGCCTGGTGGCGCTTCCGATGCGCCCGCAGGTCTCCAGCTACAACCTGGCCACCAGCGTGGCGATGGCGCTCTACCACTGGATGGCCGCACCGCGCTGA
- a CDS encoding alpha-ketoacid dehydrogenase subunit beta: MSTAVRQHTAARTDRRPATMGQALRRALRDALADDPAVHVLGEDVGTLGGVFRVTDGLTAEFGADRCADTPLAEAGILGTAVGMAMYGLRPVVEMQFDAFAYPGFEQLVSHVSRMRNRTRGRLPMPLTVRIPYGGGIGGVEHHSDSSEAYYLATPGLHVVTPATVADSYGLLRAAIASDDPVVFLEPKRLYWSKADWDPEEPDAVPGIGKAVVRRRGSSATLITYGPSVPVCLEAAEAAREDGAEGWDLEVVDLRTLSPFDEETVAASVRRTGRAVVVHESPGFAGPGGEIAARITERCFHHLEAPVLRVAGFDIPYPPPMLERHHLPGVDRVLDAVARLQWESGFTSGRDGAEGRGGGAL; encoded by the coding sequence ATGAGCACCGCGGTACGGCAGCACACCGCCGCACGCACCGACCGCAGGCCCGCCACCATGGGGCAGGCACTGCGCCGGGCCCTGCGCGACGCGCTTGCCGACGACCCGGCGGTACACGTCCTCGGCGAGGACGTCGGCACGCTCGGCGGCGTCTTCCGGGTGACGGACGGGCTGACCGCGGAGTTCGGCGCAGACCGGTGCGCCGACACCCCGCTGGCGGAGGCGGGCATCCTCGGCACGGCGGTCGGGATGGCGATGTACGGGCTGCGGCCGGTGGTGGAGATGCAGTTCGACGCGTTCGCCTACCCCGGGTTCGAGCAGCTCGTCTCGCACGTCTCCCGGATGCGCAACCGCACCCGCGGCAGGCTGCCCATGCCGCTGACGGTGCGCATCCCCTACGGCGGCGGAATCGGCGGTGTGGAGCACCACAGCGACTCCTCCGAGGCGTACTACCTGGCCACACCGGGCCTGCACGTCGTCACCCCGGCCACGGTCGCCGACTCCTACGGGCTGCTGCGGGCCGCCATCGCCTCCGACGACCCGGTGGTCTTCCTCGAACCGAAGCGGCTGTACTGGTCGAAGGCCGACTGGGACCCGGAGGAGCCGGACGCGGTGCCGGGCATCGGCAAGGCCGTCGTGCGCCGCCGCGGCAGCTCCGCGACGCTGATCACCTACGGCCCGTCCGTACCGGTCTGCCTGGAGGCCGCCGAGGCGGCGCGCGAGGACGGCGCGGAGGGCTGGGACCTGGAGGTGGTCGACCTGCGTACGCTGTCCCCGTTCGACGAGGAGACCGTTGCCGCTTCGGTACGGCGCACCGGGCGGGCCGTCGTCGTGCACGAGTCCCCCGGCTTCGCCGGCCCGGGCGGTGAGATCGCGGCCCGGATCACCGAGCGCTGCTTCCACCATCTGGAGGCGCCGGTGCTGCGGGTCGCCGGCTTCGACATCCCCTATCCGCCGCCGATGCTGGAGCGGCACCACCTTCCGGGTGTCGACCGGGTGCTGGACGCCGTCGCGCGGCTCCAGTGGGAGAGCGGCTTCACCAGCGGCCGGGACGGCGCCGAGGGCCGGGGCGGGGGTGCGCTCTGA
- a CDS encoding NAD(P)H-quinone oxidoreductase: MHAITIPEPGGPEALVWAEVPDPEPGEGEVLVDVAASAVNRADVLQRQGFYDPPPGTSPYPGLECAGRIAALGPGVSGWSVGDQVCALLGGGGYAERVVVPSGQLLPVPEGVDVTAAAGLPEVTCTVWSNVFMVAHLRPGETLLVHGGSSGIGTMAVQLAKSVGARVAVTAGTAEKLRRCAELGADILINYREQDFVEELRAATDGAGADVILDNMGAKYLERNVKALAVNGRLAVIGMQGGTKGELNLGALLAKRGAVTATSLRARPTAEKAAIVAAVREHVWPLLSDGRVRPVVDSTVPMREAARAHQLLDESGHVGKILLVTAG, from the coding sequence ATGCATGCGATCACGATTCCCGAACCCGGCGGCCCCGAGGCCCTGGTCTGGGCGGAGGTCCCGGACCCGGAGCCCGGGGAGGGCGAAGTCCTCGTCGACGTCGCGGCGAGTGCCGTCAACCGCGCGGATGTCCTGCAGCGCCAGGGCTTCTACGATCCGCCGCCCGGCACCAGCCCCTACCCCGGCCTGGAGTGCGCGGGGCGCATCGCGGCCCTCGGGCCCGGAGTGTCCGGCTGGTCGGTCGGCGACCAGGTGTGCGCGCTGCTCGGTGGCGGCGGCTACGCCGAGCGGGTCGTGGTGCCGTCCGGACAGCTCCTGCCCGTACCCGAAGGAGTCGACGTCACGGCGGCGGCCGGTCTGCCGGAGGTCACCTGCACGGTCTGGTCGAACGTCTTCATGGTGGCGCACCTGCGTCCGGGCGAGACCCTGCTGGTGCACGGCGGCTCCAGCGGCATCGGCACGATGGCCGTCCAGCTCGCCAAGTCGGTGGGCGCCCGGGTCGCGGTGACGGCGGGCACGGCGGAGAAGCTGCGGCGGTGCGCCGAGTTGGGGGCCGACATCCTGATCAACTACCGCGAGCAGGACTTCGTCGAGGAGCTGCGTGCGGCCACCGACGGCGCGGGCGCCGACGTGATCCTGGACAACATGGGCGCCAAATACCTCGAGCGCAACGTCAAGGCCCTCGCGGTGAACGGCCGACTGGCCGTCATCGGTATGCAGGGCGGCACCAAGGGGGAGCTGAACCTGGGCGCGCTGCTGGCCAAGCGCGGCGCCGTGACGGCCACGTCGCTGCGGGCCCGCCCGACGGCCGAGAAGGCGGCCATCGTGGCCGCCGTCCGCGAACACGTGTGGCCCCTGCTGTCGGACGGCCGGGTGCGCCCCGTCGTGGACAGCACGGTGCCGATGCGCGAGGCCGCCCGCGCCCACCAGCTCCTGGACGAGAGCGGCCACGTCGGCAAGATCCTGCTGGTCACCGCAGGCTGA
- a CDS encoding potassium channel family protein: protein MVRRPEGAGATTERLGSVLLPRPDISPQRQVARRLFAALAVLWITVLLVYLDRGGYADNTDSDVSFLDCLYYTTVTLSTTGYGDITPASDSARLVNILVITPLRVLFLIILIGTTLEALTDRTRQQWRLNRWRSALRDHTVVVGFGTKGRSAVQTLLSTGLGRNQVVVIDPHGHAVKTANAEGFAGVEGDATRSEVLIRAEVQRAKQIVIAPQRDDTSVLVTLTARQLNPRINIVAAVREEENAPLLRQSGADQVITSASAAGRLLGLAMLSPNASSVIENLIQQGTGLDLKERPVTKAEAGRSPRDCPDLVVSIVRGHRILAFDDPEAAELELTDRLVVIHRASRKGPEADIPRGDLR, encoded by the coding sequence GTGGTGAGGCGGCCGGAGGGGGCCGGCGCGACCACCGAGCGGCTGGGCTCGGTGCTGCTGCCGCGTCCGGACATCAGCCCGCAGCGGCAGGTCGCCCGCCGGCTGTTCGCCGCGCTCGCCGTGCTGTGGATCACGGTGCTGCTGGTCTACCTGGACCGGGGCGGCTACGCCGACAACACCGACAGCGACGTGTCGTTCCTGGACTGTCTCTACTACACCACCGTCACGCTCTCCACGACCGGCTACGGCGACATCACCCCCGCGTCCGACAGCGCGCGGCTCGTCAACATTCTCGTCATCACGCCGCTCCGCGTGCTGTTCCTGATCATCCTCATCGGCACCACCCTCGAGGCGCTGACGGACCGCACCCGGCAGCAGTGGCGCCTGAACCGCTGGAGGTCCGCGTTGCGCGACCACACCGTCGTCGTCGGATTCGGCACCAAGGGCCGCTCCGCCGTCCAGACCCTGCTGTCGACGGGGCTGGGCCGCAATCAGGTCGTCGTCATCGATCCGCACGGGCACGCCGTCAAGACCGCCAACGCGGAGGGGTTCGCCGGGGTCGAGGGCGACGCCACCCGCAGCGAGGTACTGATCCGGGCCGAGGTGCAGCGGGCCAAGCAGATCGTGATCGCCCCGCAGCGGGACGACACCTCGGTGCTGGTGACGCTGACCGCGCGGCAGCTCAACCCGCGGATAAACATCGTGGCGGCGGTGCGCGAGGAGGAGAACGCACCGCTGCTGCGGCAGTCGGGCGCGGACCAGGTGATCACCAGCGCCAGCGCGGCGGGCCGGCTGCTCGGGCTGGCGATGCTCAGCCCGAACGCCAGCTCGGTGATAGAGAACCTCATCCAGCAGGGCACCGGCCTCGATCTGAAGGAGCGCCCGGTCACCAAGGCGGAGGCCGGGCGCTCCCCGCGCGACTGCCCGGACCTGGTCGTCTCCATCGTCCGCGGGCACCGGATACTGGCCTTCGACGACCCGGAGGCCGCGGAGCTGGAGCTCACGGACCGGTTGGTCGTCATCCACCGTGCCTCCCGGAAGGGCCCCGAAGCGGACATACCGCGCGGCGACCTGCGGTAG
- a CDS encoding DUF6457 domain-containing protein: protein MRPAPDSAGRPYTALVLAGGGARRLGGADKPAVTVGGRTLLDRVLAACGDATATVVVGPRRPTCRPVLWAREEPPGGGPLAALQAGLDALAAAPDARAGARTGSGAGRTGPGHGAAGGRPGDGMPGAEGPVLVVSADLPFLSPSAVRTLVSVPDGTEAAVGHDGRDQPLLAAYRVDPLRRELALLRTEYGSLTGLPLRMVLQGLMLHRVTAPSVTAAALDCDTWGDIATARARIREHESVLDEWISAVKTELGIELDVDTSALLALARDAAHGVARPAAPLTTFLVGYAAARAGGSPQDVARAAEAAARLARRWADESGGDTPGADGSGNTPGPPATDGPGSPSEQTDGR, encoded by the coding sequence GTGCGCCCGGCACCGGACAGCGCCGGCCGCCCGTACACGGCCCTCGTCCTCGCGGGCGGCGGCGCGCGGCGGCTGGGCGGGGCCGACAAACCCGCGGTCACGGTCGGCGGCCGCACGCTGCTCGACCGGGTCCTCGCGGCGTGCGGCGACGCGACGGCCACCGTGGTGGTGGGGCCGCGCCGTCCGACGTGCCGCCCGGTGCTGTGGGCTCGCGAGGAGCCCCCCGGCGGCGGCCCGCTCGCGGCCCTGCAGGCGGGTCTGGATGCACTGGCGGCGGCTCCGGACGCGCGGGCGGGGGCACGCACGGGCTCCGGCGCGGGGCGAACCGGCCCCGGGCACGGGGCGGCGGGCGGACGGCCTGGGGACGGCATGCCCGGGGCGGAGGGTCCGGTGCTCGTCGTCTCCGCCGATCTGCCGTTCCTCTCACCGTCGGCGGTGCGCACCCTGGTGTCCGTGCCGGACGGGACCGAGGCCGCCGTCGGCCACGACGGCCGCGACCAACCGCTGCTGGCCGCCTACCGGGTGGACCCGCTGCGCCGCGAACTGGCGCTGTTGCGAACCGAGTACGGTTCCCTGACGGGGCTGCCGTTGCGGATGGTGCTCCAAGGGCTGATGCTGCACCGGGTGACCGCGCCCTCCGTCACCGCCGCCGCCCTCGACTGCGACACCTGGGGCGACATCGCCACAGCGAGGGCCCGCATCAGGGAGCATGAAAGCGTGCTGGATGAATGGATCTCCGCGGTCAAGACCGAGCTCGGCATCGAACTCGACGTCGACACCTCAGCCCTGCTCGCTCTCGCCCGGGACGCGGCGCACGGCGTCGCGCGCCCCGCGGCGCCGCTGACCACGTTCCTGGTGGGCTATGCGGCGGCGCGGGCGGGCGGTTCGCCACAGGACGTCGCGCGGGCGGCGGAGGCGGCCGCCCGGCTCGCCCGGCGCTGGGCCGACGAGTCGGGCGGAGATACCCCCGGAGCGGACGGCTCCGGGAACACCCCCGGGCCGCCCGCCACGGACGGCCCGGGCAGCCCCTCCGAGCAGACAGACGGCCGATGA
- a CDS encoding Lrp/AsnC family transcriptional regulator, giving the protein MANGPGETDPPAGHRLPARPLDSVDRDILRLLRADGRASVRSVAERVHVSRANAYARINRLLDDGVIRGFSARVDQERAGHGASAYITLKIVQDSWRSVREKLRELPGAAHIALVSGDFDVLLLVHTPDNRALRDLVLTRIQSMPEVLSTRTLLVFEETDLEPGP; this is encoded by the coding sequence ATGGCCAACGGCCCCGGGGAAACCGACCCGCCGGCCGGGCACCGGCTTCCCGCCCGGCCGCTGGACTCCGTCGACCGCGACATCCTGCGGCTGCTGCGTGCCGACGGCCGGGCGTCCGTGCGGTCGGTCGCCGAGCGGGTGCACGTCTCACGTGCCAACGCGTACGCGCGCATCAACCGGCTGCTCGACGACGGCGTGATCCGCGGCTTCAGCGCCCGCGTCGACCAGGAGCGCGCGGGCCACGGAGCCTCGGCCTACATCACCCTCAAGATCGTCCAGGACTCCTGGCGCAGCGTCCGCGAGAAGCTCCGGGAGTTGCCGGGCGCGGCCCACATCGCGCTGGTCAGCGGGGATTTCGACGTTCTGCTGCTGGTGCACACCCCGGACAACCGGGCCCTGCGGGACCTCGTGCTGACCCGCATCCAGTCCATGCCGGAAGTGCTGAGCACCCGCACGCTGCTGGTGTTCGAGGAGACCGACCTGGAGCCGGGGCCGTAG
- a CDS encoding dihydrolipoamide acetyltransferase family protein, producing MGEVREFALPDLGEGLTEATIVRWLVPVGDTVRVDEPVVEVETAKALVEVPCPFAGVVTSHAADEGAEVAVGAPLVTVAMSPDGGASGPGGGAAGTPDERADEADRAGEAEHVGGSGNVLVGYGTAQAPARRPRAALRLSGLSGPAGAGAPGAGLGGIAAAPGAGAGEESRSGADRGAPARGAGRTAPERPTRGGRAAAGPVPVISPLVRRLAREHGLDLRAMTGSGPDGLILRADVERAVHAVREDAPPREAPVPEGTAEPGGARAGAARQERRIPLRGMRGTAADRLTRSRAEIPDASCWVDADATELLAARKEMNAAADGDPAAAPISLPALLGRLCTAALARFPELNSTVDTEAREIVVLPEVHLGFAAQTDRGLVVPVVRDAHTLSAEQLTAELARLTEAARAGTLTPGELTGGTFTLNNYGVFGVDGSTPIINHPEAAMLGVGRIARKPWVVGDALAVRSVVQLSLTFDHRVCDGGTAGGFLRHVADCVERPARLLRTL from the coding sequence ATGGGTGAGGTGCGCGAGTTCGCGCTGCCGGACCTGGGCGAGGGGCTGACCGAGGCGACGATCGTCCGCTGGCTGGTACCGGTGGGCGACACCGTGCGGGTCGACGAGCCGGTCGTCGAGGTCGAGACGGCCAAGGCGCTCGTGGAGGTCCCCTGCCCCTTCGCGGGCGTGGTCACCTCGCACGCGGCCGACGAGGGAGCCGAGGTGGCCGTGGGCGCGCCGCTGGTCACCGTCGCGATGAGCCCCGACGGCGGTGCGTCCGGCCCGGGCGGCGGAGCCGCGGGGACACCCGATGAGCGGGCCGACGAAGCGGACCGGGCGGGCGAGGCGGAGCACGTCGGCGGCTCGGGCAATGTGCTGGTCGGCTACGGGACGGCGCAGGCGCCTGCGCGCCGGCCCCGGGCGGCGCTGCGGCTGTCCGGACTGTCCGGCCCGGCCGGTGCGGGAGCGCCCGGCGCCGGCCTCGGCGGAATCGCGGCGGCGCCCGGAGCGGGGGCAGGGGAGGAGTCCCGGTCCGGAGCCGACCGGGGTGCCCCCGCCCGCGGGGCGGGCCGTACGGCGCCGGAGCGCCCCACCCGGGGCGGACGGGCTGCGGCCGGCCCCGTCCCGGTGATCTCTCCGCTGGTCCGCCGGCTGGCCCGGGAGCACGGCCTGGATCTGCGGGCGATGACGGGCAGCGGTCCGGACGGGCTCATCCTGCGCGCGGACGTGGAACGCGCGGTGCACGCCGTGCGGGAGGACGCACCCCCGCGGGAGGCGCCCGTGCCGGAGGGCACCGCGGAGCCCGGCGGGGCCCGGGCCGGGGCAGCCCGGCAGGAGCGGCGCATTCCGCTGCGCGGCATGCGCGGCACGGCAGCCGACCGGCTCACCCGCAGCCGCGCGGAGATCCCGGACGCCAGTTGCTGGGTGGACGCCGACGCCACCGAACTGCTCGCCGCGCGCAAGGAGATGAACGCCGCCGCCGACGGCGACCCGGCCGCGGCACCGATCTCGCTGCCGGCCCTGCTGGGCCGGCTGTGCACCGCGGCGCTGGCGCGCTTCCCGGAGCTGAACTCGACGGTGGACACCGAGGCGCGCGAGATCGTCGTGCTGCCCGAGGTGCATCTGGGGTTCGCGGCGCAGACGGACCGGGGCCTCGTCGTCCCGGTGGTCCGCGACGCGCACACGCTGAGCGCCGAGCAGCTCACCGCGGAGCTGGCCCGGCTGACCGAGGCGGCCCGCGCCGGGACCCTCACCCCCGGCGAGCTGACCGGCGGCACGTTCACGCTGAACAACTACGGCGTGTTCGGCGTGGACGGCTCCACCCCGATCATCAACCACCCGGAGGCGGCGATGCTCGGTGTCGGCCGCATCGCCCGCAAACCGTGGGTGGTCGGCGACGCGTTGGCCGTCCGCAGTGTCGTGCAGTTGTCCCTCACCTTCGATCACCGGGTGTGCGACGGCGGCACCGCGGGCGGGTTCCTGCGCCATGTCGCGGACTGCGTGGAGCGTCCGGCGCGGCTACTCCGTACCCTCTGA
- a CDS encoding molybdopterin molybdotransferase MoeA, whose protein sequence is MSDADELDEAIALANSGRIRQDPPPAPRLKRIRRIQWGADGTEGPDGGDAPGPAEHPGGARPAAGDTGRGAVPGGAHPPEGVAAGGGRSGHGGDGPAGHPGSGAADGTRQPTGTSTSTGTGTGTGTGTTEGTGQDPHGRGQSRQHPQDRSDDGARQPAVTWSEAVALASSAVTALPPETVPLAHALGRTLAAPLRALTDLPPFDTSAMDGWAVSGPGPWEPARAADGTERPGLLAGARAEPPQLADGEAVRIATGARVPPGASAVLRREAVRHAGARVRTATPPQPGTDIRPRGQECRKGDELLPAGAAVTPAVLGLAAAAGYDDLPTVPRPRAEVLVLGDELLHRGLPRDGRIRDALGPMVEPWLTALGAEVTVTRLLGDDAEALHEALAGSTADVLVTTGSTAAGPLDHLRPTLRRLDARLLVHGVRVRPGHPMLLAVLGPGDRQSTGGQPRHRFLVGLPGNPLAALSGLVTLAAPLLRALAGRGAPEAREATLGAEVSGHPHDTRLVPVRYEGSGLRARIRPLRYAGPAMLRGVASCDALAVVPPGGGAPGTDVPVLDLPW, encoded by the coding sequence ATGAGCGACGCCGACGAACTCGACGAGGCCATCGCCCTGGCCAACAGCGGCCGGATCCGCCAGGATCCACCCCCCGCACCGCGCCTCAAACGCATCCGGCGGATCCAGTGGGGCGCCGACGGCACCGAGGGCCCCGACGGCGGCGACGCCCCCGGCCCCGCCGAGCACCCGGGCGGGGCCCGGCCTGCTGCGGGTGACACGGGCCGCGGAGCCGTCCCGGGCGGCGCGCACCCGCCCGAGGGGGTCGCGGCAGGCGGCGGCCGGTCCGGACACGGCGGCGACGGCCCGGCCGGGCACCCGGGGAGCGGCGCGGCGGACGGAACCCGGCAGCCGACGGGCACGAGCACAAGCACCGGCACCGGCACCGGCACCGGCACCGGCACCACGGAAGGTACCGGCCAGGACCCGCACGGACGGGGGCAGTCGCGGCAGCACCCGCAGGACCGGAGCGACGACGGGGCCCGGCAGCCGGCGGTCACCTGGTCCGAGGCCGTGGCGCTGGCGTCCTCGGCCGTCACCGCGCTCCCCCCCGAGACCGTCCCCCTCGCACACGCGCTGGGCCGTACGCTTGCCGCACCGCTGCGGGCACTCACCGACCTGCCACCGTTCGACACCTCGGCGATGGACGGCTGGGCGGTGTCCGGCCCCGGCCCGTGGGAGCCCGCCCGCGCGGCGGACGGCACCGAGCGCCCCGGTCTGCTGGCGGGCGCCCGCGCGGAGCCCCCGCAGCTCGCCGACGGGGAGGCGGTCCGGATCGCCACCGGCGCCCGCGTCCCGCCCGGCGCCAGCGCCGTGCTGCGCCGGGAGGCGGTCCGGCACGCCGGCGCGCGGGTGCGTACGGCCACTCCGCCGCAGCCCGGTACCGACATCCGTCCGCGCGGCCAGGAGTGCCGCAAGGGCGACGAGTTGCTCCCGGCAGGCGCGGCCGTCACCCCTGCCGTGCTGGGGCTGGCCGCGGCAGCCGGGTACGACGATCTGCCGACGGTGCCCCGGCCGCGGGCCGAAGTGCTCGTCCTGGGCGACGAACTGCTGCACCGCGGACTGCCCCGGGACGGCCGGATCCGGGACGCGCTCGGACCGATGGTCGAGCCCTGGCTGACGGCTCTGGGGGCCGAGGTGACCGTCACCCGGCTGCTGGGCGACGACGCCGAGGCCCTGCACGAGGCGCTGGCCGGCTCGACGGCCGATGTGCTCGTCACCACCGGCAGCACAGCGGCCGGACCGCTGGACCACCTCCGGCCGACACTGCGCCGCCTCGACGCGCGGCTCCTGGTGCACGGTGTGCGCGTCCGCCCCGGGCATCCCATGCTGCTGGCCGTGCTCGGACCGGGGGACCGGCAGAGCACCGGCGGACAGCCGCGCCACCGGTTCCTGGTGGGGCTGCCCGGAAATCCGCTGGCCGCGCTCTCCGGCCTCGTCACCCTGGCCGCACCGCTGCTGCGCGCACTGGCCGGGCGCGGGGCGCCCGAAGCGCGGGAGGCCACCTTGGGCGCGGAGGTGTCCGGACACCCGCACGACACCCGGCTGGTACCCGTGCGGTACGAGGGCTCGGGCCTCCGGGCGCGCATCCGGCCGCTGCGCTACGCCGGTCCGGCGATGCTCCGCGGCGTGGCCTCCTGCGACGCGCTGGCGGTGGTGCCGCCCGGCGGCGGCGCACCCGGTACGGACGTTCCGGTACTGGACCTGCCGTGGTGA
- a CDS encoding bacterial proteasome activator family protein, with amino-acid sequence MTQPSNEKSQESPQVLVVGPDGMALGSPTPKGGDGEGDEQAEVPLTEMVEQPAKVMRIGSMIKQLLEEVKAAPLDEASRARLKEIHTSSIKELEDGLAPELIEELERLSLPFTEESTPTDAELRIAQAQLVGWLEGLFHGIQTALFAQQMAARAQLEQMRRALPPGVLPEEAAGQPGEAQHRTGGPYL; translated from the coding sequence ATGACACAGCCGAGCAACGAGAAGTCGCAGGAGAGCCCCCAGGTTCTGGTCGTGGGCCCGGACGGGATGGCTCTCGGCAGTCCCACCCCCAAGGGCGGCGACGGCGAGGGCGATGAGCAGGCTGAGGTCCCCCTGACGGAGATGGTGGAACAGCCCGCGAAGGTCATGCGGATCGGCAGCATGATCAAGCAGCTGCTGGAAGAGGTGAAGGCGGCGCCGCTGGACGAGGCCAGCAGGGCGCGGCTCAAGGAGATCCACACCAGCTCGATCAAGGAGCTGGAGGACGGGCTCGCCCCCGAGCTGATCGAGGAGCTGGAGCGGCTCTCCCTCCCGTTCACGGAGGAGTCCACCCCCACCGACGCCGAGCTGCGCATCGCGCAGGCCCAGTTGGTGGGCTGGCTGGAGGGGCTCTTCCACGGCATCCAGACCGCGCTGTTCGCCCAGCAGATGGCGGCGCGTGCACAGTTGGAGCAGATGCGCAGGGCACTGCCGCCGGGGGTACTGCCCGAGGAGGCCGCGGGACAGCCCGGTGAGGCGCAGCACCGCACGGGCGGCCCGTACTTGTAG
- the pdhA gene encoding pyruvate dehydrogenase (acetyl-transferring) E1 component subunit alpha has product MTVLEQPGTYTPAPPPSWRPRTEAAPLLPEAEPYRVLGTRTAEREGDTGPDADLLRRLYAAVVRGRRFNEQATALTRQGRLAVYPSSRGQEACQVAAALALRAEDWLFPSYRDTLAAVARGLDPVEVLSLLRGDWHHGYDSPGTRVAPLCTPLATQLPHAVGLAHAARLKGDEVAALALVGDGGTSEGDFHEALNFAAVWQAPAVFLVQNNGFAISVPLAKQTAAPSLAHKAVGYGVPGRLVDGNDAVAVHEVLAEALERARSGGGPTLVEAVTYRLEAHTNADDATRYRADGEVEAWRAHDPVTLLERELRDRGLLDEETVREAEAAAERQAAELRERMHQDPQPDPMELFAHVYAEPTPQLREQAAQLRAELAAEQEAAAARPAGNPAAGEETR; this is encoded by the coding sequence ATGACGGTCCTAGAGCAGCCAGGAACCTACACCCCCGCCCCTCCTCCCTCGTGGCGCCCCCGCACCGAAGCCGCGCCGCTCCTCCCCGAGGCCGAGCCCTACCGCGTCCTGGGCACCCGGACGGCGGAACGCGAGGGCGACACCGGTCCGGACGCGGACCTGCTGCGCCGGCTGTACGCCGCCGTCGTGCGGGGGCGGAGGTTCAACGAGCAGGCGACCGCGCTGACCCGGCAGGGCCGGCTGGCGGTCTATCCCTCCTCACGGGGGCAGGAGGCGTGCCAGGTCGCCGCGGCGCTGGCGCTGCGTGCGGAGGACTGGCTCTTCCCCAGCTACCGCGACACCCTCGCCGCGGTGGCGCGCGGTCTGGACCCGGTCGAGGTGCTGTCGCTGCTGCGCGGCGACTGGCACCACGGCTACGACTCGCCCGGCACCCGGGTCGCGCCGCTGTGCACCCCGCTGGCCACCCAGCTTCCGCACGCGGTCGGGCTGGCGCACGCCGCCCGGCTGAAAGGCGACGAGGTGGCGGCGCTCGCACTGGTCGGCGACGGCGGCACCAGCGAGGGCGATTTCCACGAGGCGCTCAACTTCGCCGCCGTATGGCAGGCGCCCGCCGTCTTCCTGGTGCAGAACAACGGCTTCGCGATCTCCGTACCGCTGGCCAAGCAGACCGCGGCGCCCTCACTGGCCCACAAGGCGGTCGGCTACGGCGTCCCGGGGCGGCTGGTGGACGGCAACGACGCGGTCGCGGTGCACGAGGTGCTGGCCGAGGCGCTGGAGCGCGCCCGGTCGGGCGGCGGCCCCACCCTCGTCGAGGCGGTCACCTACCGGCTGGAGGCACACACCAACGCCGACGACGCGACCCGCTACCGCGCCGACGGCGAGGTCGAGGCGTGGCGGGCGCACGACCCGGTGACGCTCCTGGAGCGCGAGCTGCGGGACCGCGGGCTGCTGGACGAGGAGACCGTGCGGGAGGCCGAGGCGGCAGCCGAGCGGCAGGCGGCGGAGCTGCGCGAGCGGATGCACCAGGACCCGCAGCCGGACCCGATGGAACTGTTCGCGCACGTCTACGCGGAACCGACACCGCAACTGCGCGAGCAGGCCGCGCAGTTGCGCGCCGAGCTGGCCGCGGAGCAAGAGGCGGCCGCCGCACGGCCCGCCGGGAACCCGGCTGCGGGGGAGGAGACCCGATGA